In the genome of Chitinivibrio alkaliphilus ACht1, one region contains:
- the flgA gene encoding flagellar basal body P-ring formation chaperone FlgA codes for MSAVAFVLFCISLSSTLEAMSRVQFLEHASVTHETVYLGDIARITGPQGDTLMKLPLGAAPLPGRSHYRDTSSIIADLFLPKDLHDSIIFSGSSRVRLSHRADTIYAQEILPVLTEILQDSLTRSGSGEYEVVVEENHVRSYFLISKGSEYSLSIRQIPSTGQGERRRVTFTSVSGEYTEDFSVQFGIVRWDTVAVADRDFSPGETITPDAVTWQRKKVSSLSSSPVLQSDFSRGLESRSRISSGSVLTEGRVRAAPHVRRGDVVELVYGGQALQLTMRARARQNGYVGDIIQVENMQSQKIISARITDTGRVELTQGGRS; via the coding sequence ATGAGTGCTGTTGCATTTGTTCTGTTTTGTATTTCTTTGAGCAGTACTCTTGAGGCCATGTCACGCGTACAGTTTCTTGAGCATGCTTCGGTGACGCATGAGACTGTGTATTTAGGAGATATTGCTCGTATCACGGGTCCCCAGGGTGATACGCTTATGAAACTCCCCTTGGGAGCAGCCCCCTTGCCCGGGCGGTCCCATTACCGCGATACCTCTTCCATCATTGCAGATCTGTTTCTGCCGAAGGATCTTCATGATTCGATCATTTTCTCCGGATCATCACGGGTTCGCCTTTCCCATAGAGCCGATACGATTTATGCGCAGGAGATACTCCCGGTTCTTACGGAAATACTGCAAGATTCTCTTACAAGAAGTGGCTCAGGAGAGTATGAAGTAGTTGTTGAGGAAAATCATGTAAGGTCATATTTTTTAATAAGTAAAGGGTCTGAATACTCCCTATCTATACGCCAGATACCTTCGACTGGGCAGGGAGAACGTCGTCGTGTCACTTTTACCAGCGTCTCGGGGGAGTATACAGAAGATTTTTCTGTTCAGTTTGGAATCGTGAGATGGGATACGGTGGCTGTGGCTGATCGAGATTTTTCACCAGGAGAGACAATTACCCCTGATGCTGTGACATGGCAACGAAAGAAGGTGTCTTCCCTTTCATCGTCTCCGGTATTGCAGAGCGATTTCTCTCGCGGACTGGAAAGTCGTAGTCGTATATCTTCGGGAAGCGTTCTCACGGAGGGACGGGTTCGTGCAGCTCCGCACGTTCGACGTGGCGATGTTGTTGAGCTGGTTTATGGTGGGCAAGCGTTACAACTTACCATGCGCGCACGAGCCCGCCAAAACGGGTATGTGGGGGATATTATTCAGGTAGAAAATATGCAAAGTCAAAAAATCATCTCTGCTCGGATTACTGATACCGGGCGGGTAGAGCTTACCCAAGGAGGCCGCTCATGA
- the flgG gene encoding flagellar basal-body rod protein FlgG has protein sequence MMRSMYTAATGMKGQQLYMDTISNNLSNVNTNTYKRQNIQFKDLMYQTIKEPGTRNPEGSVAPAGIQVGLGVRTGAITRNFEQGSLKNTGNDTDVAIKGEGFFQVALPGGGVAYTRDGQFHRSSDGVLRTSEGHPVYPEIIIPEGYSSIEISAEGHVIAVSDDADDSRNIELGQFELAQFINPSGLNSIGNNLYLETEGSGMPLLSTPGRDGMGELAHQHVEGSNVDMVDEMVGMISAQRAYEIVSKAITTSEDMLQTATGLKR, from the coding sequence ATGATGCGATCTATGTATACAGCAGCAACGGGGATGAAAGGGCAGCAGCTCTATATGGATACAATCTCCAATAATCTTTCAAATGTGAATACCAATACGTATAAACGGCAGAATATTCAATTTAAGGATTTAATGTATCAAACCATAAAAGAGCCTGGAACACGAAACCCAGAAGGAAGTGTTGCTCCGGCAGGGATTCAAGTAGGGCTTGGGGTACGTACTGGTGCAATCACGCGCAATTTTGAGCAGGGGTCTTTAAAAAACACCGGTAACGATACAGATGTTGCCATAAAGGGTGAAGGATTTTTTCAGGTAGCTCTTCCCGGAGGGGGCGTTGCGTATACTCGGGATGGGCAGTTTCACCGTTCCAGCGACGGAGTTCTCAGAACCAGTGAGGGACACCCGGTCTATCCGGAAATTATTATTCCTGAGGGATACAGCAGCATCGAAATATCCGCTGAAGGACATGTCATTGCTGTTAGTGATGATGCAGATGATTCACGAAATATTGAACTTGGACAGTTTGAACTTGCTCAGTTTATTAATCCATCAGGATTAAACAGTATTGGAAATAATCTGTATCTTGAAACAGAGGGATCGGGGATGCCCCTCTTATCTACTCCTGGAAGAGATGGCATGGGAGAACTTGCGCATCAACATGTGGAAGGGTCAAATGTTGATATGGTTGATGAGATGGTGGGTATGATATCTGCACAAAGAGCCTATGAAATTGTTTCAAAGGCCATAACCACCTCTGAGGATATGCTTCAGACTGCCACAGGGTTGAAACGGTAG
- the flgF gene encoding flagellar basal-body rod protein FlgF: MVSGIQHAVQGMTLQTQRQDQIANNLANVNTTGYKRRDLFASSIEKHLQDDRGRVSGQRVLRADETYTDFSDGVVEQTGNPLDFAIQGEGFFSVMRPSGVAYTRDGSFSLDQEGFLITGSGDRVFGDSGFIKVDPEGGELNVLQDGTVLQDNVEIDRLRISDFPRPYKMLGVGDNYYRPEADGTGKNVSSPLRSGFEIQQGYLERSNVNPVHEMTGMISSHRVYEATAKAMQSQDETLDKAVNTVGRVQ; this comes from the coding sequence ATGGTATCAGGAATACAGCATGCGGTGCAGGGGATGACCTTGCAGACACAACGGCAGGATCAAATTGCAAATAATTTAGCCAATGTGAACACGACCGGCTACAAACGACGCGATCTTTTTGCCAGTTCTATCGAAAAGCATCTTCAAGATGACCGCGGAAGAGTTTCAGGCCAGCGGGTACTTCGAGCCGATGAAACCTATACTGATTTTTCAGATGGTGTTGTAGAGCAGACTGGGAACCCCCTCGACTTTGCCATACAGGGGGAGGGGTTCTTTTCTGTGATGCGTCCAAGTGGGGTGGCATATACACGGGATGGTTCTTTTTCACTGGATCAGGAAGGGTTTCTTATTACGGGATCGGGAGATCGGGTATTTGGAGATAGCGGATTTATTAAAGTAGATCCCGAAGGGGGCGAGCTTAACGTCTTACAAGACGGTACGGTGCTTCAGGATAATGTTGAAATAGATCGTCTTCGTATTTCCGACTTTCCCCGTCCCTACAAAATGCTGGGGGTGGGTGACAACTACTATCGCCCTGAGGCTGATGGAACAGGAAAAAATGTGTCTAGTCCTCTTCGGAGTGGCTTTGAGATTCAGCAAGGATATTTAGAACGATCCAATGTGAATCCTGTGCATGAAATGACCGGAATGATCTCTTCCCATAGAGTCTATGAGGCTACGGCAAAGGCTATGCAGTCACAGGATGAAACCCTTGATAAGGCAGTTAATACTGTTGGCAGGGTACAATAG
- a CDS encoding metal ABC transporter permease, whose protein sequence is MIFQYDFMQRALLSGIFIGISCSLLGVFLVLKRLSLIGHGLGHISFTSVAVAMLVGVSPLYISIPIVMIMSLFILYLAQNRGFDNDSSIGLLSSAAIAAGVIIASISDGFNVDILSYLFGSILTVRQSEMILSLILSLAVILTVILVYRKLFLITYDEEFARALGIRAEWYNKLLVLLTSINVVLSIRVVGTMLVSSLIIIPALTAIQVKRSFTATLLLSVTAALISVISGICISYYYVLHDGRSLPTGATIVMVNLFLFLLSFIYSQWQR, encoded by the coding sequence GTGATTTTTCAGTATGACTTTATGCAGAGAGCGCTTCTTTCGGGTATTTTTATCGGTATTAGTTGTTCTCTTCTTGGTGTCTTTCTCGTATTGAAACGCCTTTCACTCATTGGGCACGGCTTGGGACATATTAGTTTTACCAGTGTTGCCGTGGCCATGTTGGTGGGGGTGTCCCCGCTCTATATCTCTATACCAATTGTAATGATCATGTCCCTTTTTATTCTTTATTTGGCTCAAAACAGGGGCTTTGACAACGATTCTTCCATTGGGTTATTATCTTCGGCCGCCATTGCTGCCGGCGTTATTATCGCCTCAATTTCAGATGGTTTCAATGTCGATATTCTCAGCTATCTCTTTGGTTCGATTCTTACGGTACGCCAGTCAGAGATGATCCTTTCTCTAATACTCTCCCTGGCTGTAATTCTTACGGTTATCCTTGTGTATAGAAAACTGTTTCTTATAACCTATGATGAGGAATTCGCCCGTGCTTTGGGCATCCGTGCAGAGTGGTATAATAAACTCTTGGTGCTTCTCACATCCATAAATGTTGTCCTTAGTATTAGGGTTGTGGGAACAATGTTAGTATCAAGTCTTATAATCATCCCTGCTCTGACGGCGATACAGGTAAAACGAAGTTTTACGGCCACACTTTTGCTTTCCGTTACGGCCGCACTTATCTCTGTAATTTCAGGAATCTGTATTTCCTATTACTATGTACTGCATGATGGTAGAAGTCTTCCCACGGGCGCAACCATAGTTATGGTAAATCTATTTCTTTTTCTTCTTTCCTTTATTTACTCGCAATGGCAGCGATAG
- a CDS encoding metal ABC transporter ATP-binding protein: MTWYIRAKNLSLSYGAEKVVEDLSFSVSEGDFFAIVGPNGGGKSTLIKALMGIITPVSGTLERHASLRGKIGYMPQSRTGSLGGFPATVYEVVASAIRAQTKVFKKLSHREKDQIESALGLLSIESLRNRRIDELSGGQRQRVFLARAFSLNPSVLILDEPTGALDQRTRNCFYETLQSLNKKERKTIIMVTHDAIHIESYVTRVLALDRRPLFIGPAADYSAQEKNHYFNHAQTTPCTHGGLE; the protein is encoded by the coding sequence ATGACGTGGTATATTCGGGCAAAGAACCTATCTCTTTCCTATGGCGCAGAGAAGGTTGTTGAAGATCTCTCTTTTTCCGTTTCCGAAGGTGATTTCTTTGCCATTGTTGGGCCCAATGGAGGAGGAAAGTCAACTCTGATTAAAGCACTCATGGGAATTATTACACCAGTGTCAGGAACCTTAGAACGACATGCATCATTGCGTGGAAAAATCGGGTATATGCCGCAAAGTCGCACGGGAAGTCTTGGAGGGTTTCCTGCTACTGTGTATGAGGTTGTCGCCTCTGCTATCCGTGCACAAACAAAGGTGTTTAAAAAGCTGTCTCACAGAGAAAAAGATCAGATTGAGTCTGCCTTAGGGTTGCTTTCTATAGAATCTTTGCGAAATCGACGTATTGATGAGCTTTCAGGGGGACAACGTCAGCGTGTCTTTCTTGCCCGTGCCTTCTCCTTAAATCCCTCGGTACTTATTCTTGATGAGCCTACGGGAGCGCTTGATCAACGGACACGGAACTGTTTTTACGAAACCTTGCAAAGTCTGAATAAAAAAGAGAGAAAAACAATTATTATGGTGACTCATGATGCAATTCATATTGAGTCGTATGTAACCCGGGTCCTTGCGCTTGATCGACGACCTCTTTTTATCGGCCCTGCAGCTGACTACTCTGCCCAAGAGAAAAATCACTATTTTAATCATGCACAGACAACACCTTGCACCCATGGAGGTTTGGAGTGA
- a CDS encoding metal ABC transporter substrate-binding protein has translation MKKLLFFGIFVAILLWGCSPSGDQSNEAGLTVQTTLFPLYDFARNIGGERVQVNLLLPPGVSPHSYEPSPRDMVAIDQADLLLYLGRSLDPWVERLLSEQRQEKALAVSTNLSLLDTRSDHSHGDHDHSHGDHDHSHGDHDHSHGDHDHSHGDHDHSHGDHDHSHGDHDHSHGDHDHSHGKYDPHVWLDPIHAITMVETITEAFIQKDPAGREYYENRSKNYISELEELHRMAQEKLASHEGKTILYAGHFAFGYFSRRYNLAHTSPFRGFSPNAEPSPRAVERIIQRVEEEEARTIFFEEMLNPALAEMISEETGTEIALLHGLHNIRRDEVGERATYLSIMKNNIQKLADGL, from the coding sequence ATGAAAAAACTTCTTTTTTTCGGTATCTTCGTAGCCATACTGTTGTGGGGGTGTTCTCCTTCTGGAGATCAATCAAATGAGGCTGGATTGACCGTACAGACAACGCTGTTCCCACTGTACGATTTTGCACGAAACATAGGAGGAGAGCGGGTACAGGTAAACCTACTTCTCCCTCCGGGAGTATCTCCACACTCCTATGAACCATCTCCCCGGGATATGGTTGCCATAGATCAGGCAGATCTTTTACTCTATCTGGGGCGCTCCCTTGATCCATGGGTTGAACGACTGCTCTCCGAGCAAAGACAGGAGAAAGCCCTTGCTGTCAGCACAAACCTCTCTCTTCTCGATACACGTTCAGACCATTCCCATGGGGATCACGACCATTCCCATGGGGATCACGACCATTCTCATGGAGATCACGACCATTCTCATGGAGATCACGACCATTCTCATGGAGATCACGACCATTCTCATGGAGATCACGACCATTCCCATGGAGATCACGACCATTCCCATGGAGATCACGACCATTCCCATGGCAAGTATGATCCCCATGTCTGGCTTGACCCAATTCATGCAATCACCATGGTAGAAACCATTACGGAAGCCTTTATACAAAAGGACCCTGCGGGGAGAGAATACTATGAAAATCGCTCGAAAAATTATATTTCAGAGCTGGAAGAGCTTCATCGTATGGCTCAAGAGAAACTTGCGTCTCATGAGGGAAAGACTATTCTCTATGCGGGGCATTTTGCCTTTGGCTATTTTTCTCGTCGGTATAATCTTGCGCATACTTCTCCCTTTCGAGGGTTTTCGCCAAATGCAGAGCCATCACCACGGGCTGTAGAGAGGATTATACAGCGTGTGGAGGAAGAAGAGGCACGAACAATTTTTTTTGAAGAGATGCTGAACCCTGCTCTGGCAGAAATGATCAGTGAAGAGACTGGCACCGAGATCGCCTTACTACATGGGTTACATAATATTCGTCGTGATGAAGTGGGAGAGAGAGCCACCTATCTCTCTATTATGAAAAACAATATACAAAAATTGGCAGATGGTTTATGA
- the uvrB gene encoding excinuclease ABC subunit UvrB — MKFTLKAPYTPRGDQPTAIESLRAGIEAGEKEQTLLGVTGSGKTFTMANVIAQTNLPTLIISHNKTLAAQLYEEFKEFFPYNAVEYFVSFYDYYQPEAYLPSTDTYIEKTADINDEIDRLRLKATASVLSRKDVIIVASVSSIYNIGSPDIYRESTFPISRGMSIDQADLFQRLVSMQYIRNDIAFERGTFRVRGDVVDIFPAYEEDAVRISFFGDEVDSISVISPLTGKMQYELEEFLLFPAKHYVSSRVPLPTAIKEIEQEMEEQMLRFEHQGKLIEAQRLRERTRYDMEMLEQVGYINGIENYSRILDGRAPGSRPSSLLDFFEAPFLTIIDESHITIPQIGGMYNGDRARKQTLVDHGFRIPSALDNRPLRFEEFEGLTDYVLYSSATPADYELEKCQGVVVEQIIRPTGLVDPPIEIRPAQTQVDDLIHQLREVVRHKQRALVTTLTKQMSEDLTEYLDELGFSVRYLHSEIDTLERPRILSALRKGEFDILVGINLLREGLDLPEVALVAILDADREGFLRSSRSLIQIAGRAARNRDGRIIFYADRETKSITTTVEECNRRRTIQLEYNTQHGITPESTVRRIDDTFDKYEDVPAYPAAAETGNNYAVEESIDSGAISTDEYIAALTSEMEAAAAKLEFERAARLRDMIADIEKKQSD, encoded by the coding sequence ATGAAATTTACGTTAAAAGCTCCGTACACACCACGGGGGGATCAACCCACTGCCATAGAATCATTGCGTGCAGGTATTGAAGCCGGTGAAAAAGAGCAAACTCTTTTAGGAGTAACCGGTTCTGGAAAAACCTTTACCATGGCAAATGTCATTGCCCAAACCAACCTTCCAACCTTAATAATCTCCCACAACAAGACCCTTGCTGCACAGCTTTACGAGGAATTTAAAGAATTTTTTCCGTACAATGCCGTAGAATATTTTGTGAGTTTCTATGATTACTATCAACCCGAGGCCTATCTTCCATCTACGGATACCTACATAGAAAAAACAGCAGACATAAATGATGAAATAGACCGATTACGCTTAAAAGCAACGGCTTCGGTGCTTTCACGCAAGGATGTCATTATTGTTGCCTCCGTTTCCAGTATCTACAATATCGGTTCTCCCGATATCTATCGTGAATCAACCTTTCCCATCTCCCGAGGAATGAGTATTGATCAAGCAGACCTGTTTCAACGCTTGGTTTCCATGCAATATATACGAAACGACATAGCCTTTGAACGAGGGACTTTCCGTGTCCGCGGAGATGTTGTTGATATATTTCCTGCCTATGAAGAAGATGCCGTACGAATCTCTTTTTTTGGCGATGAGGTCGACTCCATTTCTGTCATATCTCCCCTTACAGGAAAAATGCAGTATGAACTTGAAGAATTCCTTCTCTTTCCGGCAAAACACTACGTATCATCCAGGGTTCCACTTCCTACGGCCATCAAAGAAATTGAGCAGGAGATGGAAGAACAGATGCTTCGATTTGAGCATCAGGGAAAATTAATTGAGGCTCAACGGCTACGTGAGCGAACACGATATGATATGGAGATGCTTGAACAGGTTGGCTATATTAACGGTATTGAAAACTATTCCCGTATTCTTGACGGCCGAGCTCCGGGAAGCCGCCCCTCATCACTTCTTGATTTTTTTGAGGCACCCTTTCTTACGATTATTGATGAATCCCATATCACGATTCCCCAGATTGGCGGGATGTATAATGGAGACCGTGCACGAAAACAGACCTTGGTTGACCATGGGTTCCGCATCCCCTCAGCCTTAGACAACCGTCCTCTCCGTTTTGAGGAATTTGAGGGACTAACAGACTATGTACTATACTCATCGGCAACCCCAGCTGACTACGAACTTGAAAAGTGTCAAGGGGTGGTAGTAGAACAAATTATTCGTCCCACAGGGCTGGTAGACCCACCTATTGAAATACGCCCTGCCCAAACCCAGGTTGATGATCTAATCCATCAACTACGAGAAGTGGTACGCCATAAACAGCGCGCTCTTGTAACAACCCTTACTAAACAGATGTCTGAGGATTTAACCGAGTATCTCGATGAACTCGGATTTTCTGTACGATATCTTCATTCTGAAATTGATACCTTGGAACGCCCCCGTATTCTTTCCGCCCTGCGAAAAGGGGAGTTTGATATACTTGTGGGTATAAACCTACTTCGGGAAGGCCTTGACTTACCTGAAGTAGCCTTGGTTGCAATTCTTGATGCCGACCGTGAGGGTTTTTTGCGCTCCAGCAGATCCCTCATACAAATTGCCGGTCGAGCAGCTCGCAACCGAGATGGACGCATTATCTTTTACGCAGATAGGGAAACAAAATCTATTACGACCACCGTAGAAGAGTGTAATCGACGGCGAACTATCCAATTAGAGTATAATACACAACACGGTATAACCCCGGAAAGTACGGTGCGCCGTATAGACGACACCTTTGATAAATATGAGGATGTCCCCGCCTACCCTGCCGCTGCTGAAACAGGGAATAACTATGCCGTAGAAGAGTCGATAGACAGTGGTGCGATCTCCACAGATGAGTATATTGCAGCACTGACAAGTGAAATGGAAGCAGCAGCTGCAAAGCTTGAGTTTGAACGTGCTGCCCGACTACGCGATATGATCGCTGATATAGAAAAAAAGCAGAGTGATTAG
- a CDS encoding methyl-accepting chemotaxis protein: MQQRINVYPLSWKRRAGILILFWGIFTSLFSVITASAFATPPLLTGSLIFLCPVLCLLIAFRWAYKKKSPLFASQRENTIHSILVHIAVCLFLSWGVGSLVALSILAYLSPIAHIGLLFRLSITAFLFAGQLFCISALMEIYVVVYSRKRIAQSQLPLQGIGGTYRLWAMVHIALLAAPLFVASPLFLSASWMVWGLYVIVCLWTGVAHFQMVSFLWKRLCEEAELISHGDTSSETESLFFHDFDLLMHHLVTVRISYIEHADMLTDVCFGKAAPPAGDSSNILTRRLSECTQHLQDQFSKAATATKEVQEMVVELSEREKECISYYGSYEKDLVRFHDMVQTMQESFTKSKSVIQESNEQVGDMVNAAEEGSGCMVKMTDAMHSISNSSKDISRVLKTIEDISFQTSLLALNAAVEAARAGTHGKGFAVVANEVRALATRSSESVENTAHMVEEALHNITLGGKIVGDIESSFEEINFNLEELAEQVESTESVVSEQITSLTTLADHLHGVAERTGEDRFGEIDHMVTSITKRIDTLTELTTFFTKSWSQS, translated from the coding sequence ATGCAACAGAGAATCAACGTATATCCCCTATCATGGAAAAGACGAGCAGGAATCCTTATTCTATTTTGGGGGATTTTTACCTCACTCTTTTCGGTGATAACAGCCTCAGCGTTTGCCACGCCCCCCCTTCTTACTGGGTCCTTGATCTTTCTCTGTCCAGTATTGTGTCTGCTTATTGCGTTTCGGTGGGCATACAAGAAAAAGAGTCCTCTTTTTGCCTCGCAGCGGGAAAATACGATTCATAGCATACTTGTTCATATAGCGGTATGTCTTTTTTTATCATGGGGGGTGGGCAGTCTTGTTGCCCTCAGTATACTTGCGTATCTTTCTCCTATTGCACATATTGGTCTTTTGTTCAGGCTTAGTATAACGGCATTTCTTTTTGCTGGTCAGCTCTTTTGTATATCCGCTCTTATGGAGATATATGTTGTAGTATATTCGCGTAAGAGGATTGCACAGAGTCAGCTTCCCCTTCAGGGTATAGGAGGAACTTATCGTCTCTGGGCAATGGTGCATATTGCATTGCTTGCAGCTCCACTTTTTGTCGCATCTCCTCTCTTTTTGTCCGCTTCATGGATGGTGTGGGGACTGTACGTTATAGTGTGTCTTTGGACAGGGGTTGCCCATTTCCAAATGGTCTCTTTTCTATGGAAACGACTTTGTGAAGAAGCGGAGTTGATTTCCCACGGGGATACATCTTCTGAAACGGAGTCTCTCTTTTTTCATGATTTTGATCTTTTGATGCATCATCTTGTTACTGTGCGAATTTCTTATATAGAACATGCTGATATGCTTACAGATGTCTGTTTTGGAAAGGCTGCTCCTCCTGCAGGCGATTCATCTAATATTCTTACTCGAAGATTGAGTGAATGTACACAACATTTACAAGACCAGTTTTCCAAAGCTGCAACAGCAACCAAGGAAGTACAAGAGATGGTTGTGGAGCTTTCTGAAAGAGAGAAGGAGTGTATCTCCTACTATGGGTCGTACGAGAAAGATTTGGTTCGTTTTCATGATATGGTACAGACGATGCAAGAGTCATTTACGAAAAGTAAATCTGTAATACAGGAGTCAAATGAACAGGTTGGCGATATGGTTAACGCTGCAGAAGAGGGTTCTGGTTGTATGGTAAAAATGACTGATGCCATGCACAGTATTAGTAATTCAAGTAAAGATATCAGTCGTGTCTTAAAAACGATTGAGGATATCTCTTTTCAAACAAGCCTTCTTGCACTTAATGCTGCTGTGGAAGCAGCCCGTGCCGGAACTCATGGAAAGGGGTTTGCCGTTGTGGCAAATGAAGTTCGGGCCTTAGCAACACGCAGTTCTGAGTCCGTTGAAAATACAGCTCACATGGTGGAAGAGGCGTTGCATAATATCACCTTGGGCGGAAAGATTGTGGGGGATATTGAAAGCAGTTTTGAGGAGATAAATTTTAACTTGGAAGAGCTTGCTGAACAGGTGGAGAGTACCGAATCGGTTGTGTCAGAACAAATAACGTCTCTGACAACCCTCGCAGATCATCTTCATGGAGTTGCAGAGAGAACGGGAGAAGACAGATTCGGCGAGATAGATCATATGGTGACATCCATTACGAAGAGAATTGACACCCTTACAGAGCTTACAACGTTTTTTACAAAATCATGGAGTCAGTCCTAA
- a CDS encoding CoA-binding protein produces the protein METVAVLGASAKTDRYSYKAFHALREKGHTVHAVHPGRISLGDIVAWGSLKEIPDSLDTVTIYVNPQRLERVLDEIIAVQPRRVILNPGTESSEAERVLTEAGITVQKACTLVLLRTNQY, from the coding sequence ATGGAAACAGTAGCAGTACTTGGGGCAAGTGCCAAGACAGATAGGTATTCATATAAAGCATTTCACGCCTTACGAGAGAAAGGGCACACCGTCCATGCAGTTCACCCCGGACGCATATCTCTGGGAGATATCGTTGCGTGGGGCTCGCTGAAAGAAATTCCCGATTCTCTTGACACCGTGACCATATATGTAAATCCGCAACGTCTTGAGCGTGTGCTGGATGAGATTATCGCAGTACAACCACGGCGGGTCATACTCAACCCGGGGACAGAATCTTCTGAAGCTGAGCGTGTACTCACAGAAGCAGGTATTACCGTGCAAAAGGCATGTACCCTTGTTCTTTTACGAACAAATCAATATTAA
- the ilvC gene encoding ketol-acid reductoisomerase: MSKNYFNALPFARKVQELGQCRFMDRSEFSGVEKLRGKKIVIVGCGAQGLNQGLNLRDSGLDVSYALRQSAIDSQRQSWKNATENNFPVGTMEELIPQADLVANLTPDKFHTPVVEGLMPLMKKGATLLYSHGFNIVEEGMKVRDDITVVMVAPKSPGSEVREEYKRGFGVPTLIADHKDNDPSGEGLEIAKAYCCGTGGDRAGVLQSSFVAEVKSDLMGEQTILCGMLQTGSILCYDKMIAEGISSDEASYLVQYGWETITEALKHGGITNMMDRLSNPAKIQVFEVAEELKSLMRPLFEKHMDDILSGEFSKTMMEDWAQDDANLLRWRAETGETAFEKSSSEGVEMSEQEFFERAPLMVAMVKAGVELAFEAMTDAGIYPESAYYESLHEVPLIANTIARKKLHEMNVVISDTAEYGNYLFANACVPLLQDRFMEKVDSKLVGEGFDFDTTDVDNKTLIEVNGRIRTHPVEKIGRTLRTYMEDMKAITK, encoded by the coding sequence ATGAGTAAAAACTATTTTAATGCCCTTCCCTTTGCCCGTAAGGTACAAGAGTTGGGACAGTGCCGGTTTATGGACAGAAGTGAATTTTCTGGTGTGGAAAAACTTCGGGGAAAGAAAATTGTCATTGTCGGTTGTGGTGCCCAAGGGTTAAATCAAGGGTTAAATCTTCGTGATTCCGGCTTGGATGTTTCCTACGCGCTGCGGCAGTCTGCCATTGATTCTCAACGGCAGTCATGGAAAAATGCAACGGAGAACAACTTCCCCGTTGGAACCATGGAAGAACTCATCCCTCAGGCCGATCTTGTGGCAAACCTCACTCCTGATAAGTTTCATACTCCCGTGGTTGAGGGCTTAATGCCTCTTATGAAGAAAGGGGCAACCCTGCTTTATTCTCACGGCTTTAATATTGTAGAAGAGGGAATGAAGGTTCGTGATGATATCACTGTTGTTATGGTTGCGCCAAAATCTCCTGGTTCAGAAGTACGTGAAGAGTATAAGCGTGGCTTTGGTGTTCCCACTCTTATCGCCGATCATAAAGATAACGACCCATCCGGTGAAGGACTTGAGATTGCAAAAGCGTACTGTTGTGGTACCGGGGGCGATCGTGCAGGAGTATTACAGTCATCCTTTGTGGCTGAAGTGAAGTCTGATCTCATGGGAGAGCAAACCATACTGTGCGGAATGTTGCAAACTGGTTCGATTCTCTGCTATGATAAAATGATCGCCGAGGGTATTTCTTCTGATGAAGCCTCATATCTTGTACAGTATGGATGGGAAACCATTACGGAAGCCTTAAAACACGGTGGTATTACCAATATGATGGACCGCCTTTCAAATCCTGCAAAAATACAGGTGTTTGAAGTGGCTGAAGAGCTGAAGAGTCTTATGCGTCCTCTCTTCGAAAAACATATGGACGATATTCTCTCTGGTGAATTTTCAAAAACCATGATGGAAGACTGGGCACAGGATGACGCAAATTTGCTGAGATGGCGTGCAGAAACTGGAGAAACTGCCTTTGAGAAGTCTTCTTCTGAAGGGGTTGAAATGAGTGAGCAAGAGTTCTTTGAAAGAGCGCCTCTCATGGTTGCCATGGTAAAGGCTGGGGTGGAACTTGCCTTTGAAGCCATGACCGATGCGGGAATCTATCCTGAATCAGCATATTATGAATCTCTCCATGAGGTACCTTTGATTGCAAATACCATTGCACGGAAAAAGTTGCATGAAATGAATGTGGTTATTTCTGATACGGCTGAATATGGAAACTACCTTTTTGCTAATGCCTGTGTACCTCTTTTGCAAGATCGGTTTATGGAGAAAGTTGATTCAAAACTCGTTGGTGAAGGCTTTGATTTTGACACCACGGATGTTGATAATAAAACCTTAATTGAGGTAAACGGACGTATTCGTACGCATCCCGTAGAGAAAATTGGCCGAACCCTGCGTACATATATGGAAGATATGAAGGCCATTACGAAATAA